A genome region from Acidobacteriota bacterium includes the following:
- a CDS encoding DUF362 domain-containing protein — MSRTIGRREFFKAGAGLALALGKPLGALAAGGGRTAPVVGVAAGDDFGKAAAKAVDLLGGIGKFVPKGAKVALLPNVQSRHPGSFTKPEILREVIRLCRRAGAAEVDCLSWQTVKQWDDAGLKAVLDAEGAGLKIFGKDESLFNPVPVPGGVALKEARILAVLYDHDVLINMPIAKDHAGNKFTGTMKNLMGLNSPGCNRTFHKPNWKTDPDDIAHLDQCIVDLNKAVKPALNIVDATEFIVTNGPFGPGEMIKPHKVVAGADRVAVDAYCASLWGLKPADIVHIRRGAEQGLGRIEPGKKGIREARV; from the coding sequence ATGAGCCGGACGATCGGACGACGCGAGTTCTTCAAGGCCGGGGCGGGCCTGGCGCTGGCGCTGGGGAAGCCGCTGGGAGCCCTCGCGGCGGGCGGCGGGCGGACGGCGCCGGTCGTCGGCGTGGCCGCCGGAGACGATTTCGGGAAAGCGGCCGCCAAGGCCGTCGACCTCCTGGGCGGCATCGGGAAGTTCGTGCCCAAGGGAGCGAAAGTGGCCCTGCTGCCGAACGTCCAGAGCCGTCACCCGGGCTCGTTCACCAAGCCCGAGATCCTGCGCGAGGTCATCCGGCTCTGCCGCCGGGCCGGCGCTGCGGAGGTCGATTGCCTGAGCTGGCAAACGGTCAAGCAGTGGGACGACGCCGGGCTCAAGGCCGTCCTGGACGCCGAGGGCGCCGGACTGAAGATATTCGGGAAGGACGAGTCCCTTTTCAACCCGGTCCCGGTCCCGGGAGGCGTGGCCCTCAAGGAGGCCCGCATTTTGGCCGTCCTTTACGACCACGACGTCCTCATCAACATGCCGATCGCCAAGGACCATGCCGGCAACAAGTTCACCGGTACGATGAAGAACCTCATGGGCCTGAATTCGCCGGGGTGCAACAGGACCTTCCACAAGCCCAACTGGAAGACCGATCCCGACGACATCGCTCACCTCGACCAATGCATCGTCGATCTGAACAAGGCGGTCAAGCCGGCCCTCAACATCGTCGACGCGACCGAGTTCATCGTCACCAACGGCCCCTTCGGCCCCGGCGAGATGATCAAGCCGCACAAGGTCGTGGCCGGCGCCGACCGGGTGGCCGTCGACGCGTACTGCGCCTCGCTCTGGGGGCTCAAGCCCGCGGACATCGTCCACATCAGGCGCGGGGCGGAACAGGGGCTGGGCCGGATCGAGCCGGGCAAGAAAGGGATCAGGGAGGCCCGGGTCTGA